A window from Actinomycetota bacterium encodes these proteins:
- the cysC gene encoding adenylyl-sulfate kinase, protein MTNDTGFVLWLTGLSGAGKSTVAAKLGPALAERGHRVELLDGDDVRTNLCQGLGFSREDRDTNIARIGYVAGRLSKHGVAVLVAAISPYREARDRVRTAVDNFVEVYVAAPVSTCAERDVKGLYAKALAGEIKNFTGVSDPYEPPANPEIVLHTEAESVDDSVHQVISWLEANQLTTPSDH, encoded by the coding sequence ATGACCAACGACACCGGGTTCGTGCTCTGGCTCACCGGCCTGTCCGGTGCGGGCAAGTCGACCGTGGCCGCCAAGCTCGGCCCCGCCCTGGCCGAGCGCGGCCACCGGGTCGAGCTGCTCGACGGCGACGACGTCCGGACCAACCTCTGCCAGGGCCTCGGCTTCAGCCGCGAGGACCGCGACACCAACATCGCCCGCATCGGCTACGTCGCCGGCAGGCTGTCCAAGCACGGCGTGGCCGTGCTGGTGGCGGCCATCTCCCCCTACCGGGAGGCCCGCGACCGGGTCCGGACCGCGGTCGACAACTTCGTCGAGGTGTACGTGGCCGCGCCGGTGTCGACCTGCGCCGAACGCGACGTCAAGGGCCTGTACGCCAAGGCCCTGGCCGGCGAGATCAAGAACTTCACCGGCGTGTCCGACCCGTACGAGCCGCCGGCCAACCCGGAGATCGTTCTCCACACCGAGGCCGAGAGCGTCGACGACTCGGTCCACCAGGTGATCTCCTGGCTGGAGGCCAACCAGCTCACCACCCCGAGCGACCACTAG